One Diceros bicornis minor isolate mBicDic1 chromosome 11, mDicBic1.mat.cur, whole genome shotgun sequence genomic region harbors:
- the LOC131411589 gene encoding ral guanine nucleotide dissociation stimulator-like isoform X7 encodes MDAECEILKNFSSPRTVISSLQKTSICHLKNTWRKFPGGALHVCPPEGNPQRVQEKQQQQQGVVPYLGTFLGELLMLHLAMGDYLEVDKSEDQAGRTRILSLGMREPPN; translated from the exons atggatgcg gagtgtgagatcctgaagaacttctcctcgccccgcactgtcatctcttctctgcagaaaacatccatatgccacctgaagaacacatggaggaagtttcctg gaggggccctccacgtttgccccccggagggcaacccccagagagtgcaggagaagcagcagcagcagcag ggtgttgtcccctatcttggcactttcctcggtgaactgctgatgctgcacctggcgatgggtgattatctcgaagtGGATAAATCTGAGGACCaagcaggaaggaccaggatcctgagcctggggatgcgtgagcccccgaactga
- the LOC131411589 gene encoding uncharacterized protein LOC131411589 isoform X5 has product MDAECEILKNFSSPRTVISSLQKTSICHLKNTWRKFPGGALHVCPPEGNPQRVQEKQQQQQVSVPVEEGLCPPSRRPQIKRGGPFLLVPQCLNPPVEVTRRGAWKSWCRMDLLW; this is encoded by the exons atggatgcg gagtgtgagatcctgaagaacttctcctcgccccgcactgtcatctcttctctgcagaaaacatccatatgccacctgaagaacacatggaggaagtttcctg gaggggccctccacgtttgccccccggagggcaacccccagagagtgcaggagaagcagcagcagcagcaggtgagtgtgcctgtggaggaggggctctgccctcccagccggaggcctcaaatcaagagaggaggtcccttcctcctggtgccacagtgtctgaatcccccagtagaagtgaccaggaggggggcctggaagagctggtgtagGATGGATTTGTTGTGGTGA
- the LOC131411589 gene encoding uncharacterized protein LOC131411589 isoform X4, with the protein MPPEEHMEEVSWESSEKFKESYSQDESLNRELMTKVNKQRDLFCPWAGGVPFLGRRPWSWDTVVLAGLFQDELPSWRHQQEGPSTFAPRRATPRECRRSSSSSRVLSPILALSSVNC; encoded by the exons atgccacctgaagaacacatggaggaagtttcctg ggagagctctgaaaaatttaaagagagctatagccaagacgagtccttgaacagagaactgatgaccaag gttaacaagcagagggatctgttctgcccatgggcaggtggggtgccatttttgggcaggaggccttggtcatgggacacagtggtgttggctgggctgttccaggacgagttgccgagctggcgccatcagcag gaggggccctccacgtttgccccccggagggcaacccccagagagtgcaggagaagcagcagcagcagcag ggtgttgtcccctatcttggcactttcctcggtgaactgctga